One Hevea brasiliensis isolate MT/VB/25A 57/8 chromosome 6, ASM3005281v1, whole genome shotgun sequence genomic window, CGATTTATACAACGACAGAAAGTTAAATTCTGAGGTGTTACTCTGCAGGCTAGTCCTTCTGACCCTGAAAACTTCCCATTTGTTGTGTTGGGGAACAAGATAGATGTCGATGGTGGCAATAGTCGGATGGTAAGCTATTTTTCTTCCACAACATCCCAAAAAAGGAACTTGAGAAACTTCCTTTGAATATTAACTTCTCACAGGATTTAAATGATGTTAAAACCTTATATTGGTGTTGTGAAGATGTATACACATTTGATAGCTAAATTGTATATAGATAGATATTGTTCCTCCTGTTGATTTTAGATTTCAGAGAAGAAAGCGAAGGCATGGTGTGCTTCTAAGGGAAACATACCTTACTTCGAGACTTCTGCAAAAGAAGGATTCAATGTGGATGCTGCTTTCCAGTGCATAGCCAAAAATGCACTAAAGAATGAACCTGAAGAAGAAATGTAAGTCTAAAATAATTAACTgcaattaagattttttttttttttttccctcttctcCCCACTTAGTGAAAAGGCATGTTTTCCCATTTGTTGTTAAAGCAACAATCGATTGATTTTTGTTCTTTGCTCATGCATTTTTTTAAGTGCTATAAAAAGCCTTATAGCACTCCTACTATGGCTGATCTTGAGACATTTCTGAGGTCATTGAATTGGTTTATCTTTTGGAAAAAATATAAGGATTTGGATTGCAACTTTCATTAACTTAGCCAAGCTCTATATATATCATGGGGTACTGATTGTTTTGAGCTTCTATTTGTCGGTAATGAAAGATACATTCCTGACACGATCGATGTTGCGGGTGGAGGGCGACAGCAAAGATACACAGGATGTGAATGTTAGAAGGAATTTCCAAGACTCGGTCCGTTCTTTCAATCGGAAATGCAACTTTCATTCATATGTTTCCATTCAATATGCAGCGATTATAACTGAAGTCTAATGATTACGAAGAGGGCATACGAAATTTCATTATGTATCATATGTAACTGTGGGAGCACATTTCCATTTTTAATCATTTTGTTTCCTtctgaaaaatttagatttgtattcaattataattcatctgGTTACATTAACATTGTTATACTGGTTACATTTACTCCCAAATTGTtagtttcatttttttattaataaaaattcagAATCAACGTTGGCAATATCAGCGTAATTATTAACCGTTTATTAACTGGAACATTATAGCATACTTTCG contains:
- the LOC110653128 gene encoding ras-related protein Rab7 isoform X1 produces the protein MASRRRMLLKVIILGDSGVGKTSLMNQYVNRKFSNQYKATIGADFLTKEVQFDERLFTLQIWDTAGQERFQSLGVAFYRGADCCVLVYDVNVMKSFDNLNNWREEFLIQASPSDPENFPFVVLGNKIDVDGGNSRMISEKKAKAWCASKGNIPYFETSAKEGFNVDAAFQCIAKNALKNEPEEEIKDTQDVNVRRNFQDSVRSFNRKCNFHSYVSIQYAAIITEV